The DNA window CGTCAAGGCCGAGACCTGCAACGACTGCCACACTTACGCGAAGATGATCTATCTGGCGCAGGACATGAAAGCCGATCCCTTCGCGGACGACCTTGCGTCTTTAGGGCTGGATGTTCTGGTTGCCGAAGCAGGCTGGTCGCGCCATGCGCCGAATCCGCTGCTGCTGGTCGGGTAGGCTGCCTCGGCGCCGCCAAAGCTACGCGTCGTCACCGTAACGAGTATCGCAGTCGAGGCGGCCGCCCGCTCAACGGCGTTCCCGATCCAAAGATCACATGATATGCTGCCGCCTCTCGACAGGGCCACCAATCACGCTCCTGTCATTGCCGGACCCGGTCCGCCATGCTCGGAGATAGACTGGTCCTGCAGGGCCACGTGCACCGAAAGAAAGTTGCCGATGTCTACGTCTTCCGTCCGCCTGACCGATCTTGCCCACGGAGGGGGCTGCGGCTGCAAGCTTGCGCCGTCGGTGTTGCAGCGACTTCTCGCCAATCAACCCGCGGCGATGCCCTACGCGCAGCTTCTCGTCGGCACCGAGACCGGAGACGACGCGGCTGTCTGGCAGATCGATGACAAGACGTGCGTGATCGCCACCACTGACTTCTTCATGCCCGTTGTCGACGACCCGCGCGATTTTGGCCGGATCGCGGCCGCCAATGCGTTATCGGACGTTTACGCGATGGGCGGCAAGCCGATCATGGCGCTCGCTATTTTGGGAATGCCGCTGGGCAAGCTGCCGGTAGAGACCGTTAGTGAAATTCTGGAAGGCGGCGCTTCGATCTGCGCCGAGGCCGGCATTCCTGTCGCCGGAGGGCACTCGATCGATTCCGTCGAGCCGATCTATGGTCTTGCGGTGATCGGGCTGTGCAGTCCCGAAAATGTTCGCCGGAATTCCGGCGCGCGTCCGGGCGATGCGCTCATTCTCACAAAGGGCATCGGCATCGGGATTTACTCGGCGGCCTTCAAGAAGCTCGCGTTGCCCGACGATGCCTATGGGGAGATGATCGCTTCGATGACGCTGTTGAACCGCATCGGACATGTCCTGGCGCAGGATGACGACGTGCACGGCATCACCGATGTGACCGGCTTCGGTCTGCTCGGTCATGGCCTCGAGCTGGCACGGGGTGGCGGCGTGCGTTTGACCATCGAGCAGGCGCGCATTCCATTTCTTGCGCGCGCGGAGGCGCTGGCGGAAACGGGCTACATCACCGGCGCATCCGGACGAAACTGGGAAAGCTATGGCGAGCAGGTTCTTCTGCTGCCGGAACTGCCGGCATGGCGGCGTGCACTCCTCACCGACCCGCAGACTTCGGGTGGATTGCTTGTCGCCTGCAGGGCGGAACGGGCCGAGTCCATCCGCGCGATGATCGAGGCAGCCGGTTATCCCCGCGCCAGCATCATAGGCGCCGTCACGGCCGGCGAGCCTGCGGTGCAGATCGTCTAAAACGCTCAGTGGGTGCCGATCTCTTCGATCTTAAGGCGCAGACCCTGCACGTTGAAAAACTCGCTATGGGTCAGGATCGAGCGGTCCTTTTCCAGATGCCGTGTCAGCGATAGAAGGCGTTGCCTTGCGGTAGTGTCATCGATCAAGCCGCCTCTGTCGCCCTGAAAGAAGGCTGCGCCGTTCCAGGGTACGCTGGAGCCTGACAACAACTCCGTCATGTCGGCCCACCTCGTCTCGTTGCCGATCACATGAAGATAGGAAGAGGCAAGCAGCGAAACCGACGTCCCGCCGATCTCGACCAGAACGATCAGCATGGTGAACGAGCCGACGCGAGCAAAAGTCTCGACAAGCCAGTCATCGAAATCGGTGGTGCATGCCGGTGTCATCGAAACTCGCGCGATGTGCAGTTGGCGGAAGAGAGCGGGAGTCGAACCCACCAGAGACAGGCTCGCTGCCTCACTCGGATTTGAAGTCCGAACGCCCCACCAGGGACGATTCTCTCCCATTGTCGTCATTTGACGCACGAACCAAGGGTCCAAACAAGTCCAGACGATGCCTGTTGACGCGGCGCAAGTCATCCCGTTTCAGGGTGATGCCATGGCGGTCGAAGAAATCGAGAATCTGGATGGCAACCTTGCGGCCGTTCTCGACGCGATCGCGAAACTGCGCGGCGGAGAAGACTCCATCTTCAGCGTGAGCCGCAACATCGGCTGCGATGGTCACCATTTCGTGGACCGTCGGGCGCAGGAAAAAGTGATCATGCGCCACTTCATCCGCCCATCCCAGCCGCCCGGCCAGTTTGAGAAGCCGGCGGACATCGCGTTCCGGATATGAAGTTGTGGTCGCGATGTCGCGAACGCGCGGCGGGCGGAAACGTGCTTCGCCTTCGAGCAGCGGCGCGATAATGTTCCAGGCCGCCTCGTCTTTGGGCGTCAGCCGCACGGTGTGCGTCGCGAGCCGCACGAACGAGCCATCGAGAACGATCTGGCCGCTTGCGGCGATCTTTTGGATTGCAGCGACGAACTCTGCCGCGGGCAATCTCGGCTGTATCAGCAGCCGCAGTTTTTCCCGGCCAATACCCTGAAGATCGGGATTCTCGGCGTGGTATGCTGCGAGTTGCTGGTCAAGCATGGATGTGAAGGCTTGCCAGCGATCCGGCGCGATGGCGATCCGCGATGTCGCCGGCTCAAACAGAACAAGTCCCAATGTTTCGGATATCCGCGCGGCCTCAATCGCAGGTAAAGCGCGATCGAGCGCGAAAACTCCAAAATCCCATGCAAAGGGCGGTGTCGCCAGCAGGGCTTGAAAGGCGGACAGCGGGTCGGCGAGCGCGTGAGCGGCGCGCTGCGCCCGACGCTCCGGCGTTCGCCGTTTCCGGGCCGGCGGGCGCAGATCGATGAACTGACCTCCGCCGATTGTGCGTTGAGCAGAGACGTCACGGATCACGTAGCGATCGGACACCGCAGCCGCAATCGGCCGCTCGAGCACGATTTGGACATCGGCTGCTGCACCCGGTTGAAGAGGTTCGTCACCCAGCAGGACGATATGGGCGCCCACTTCGGCCGAGGCGTGGTGGAGGCGCGCCGGGAACCATTGCCTCACCGGTTTGGTCTCGCTCGGCAGCAAGCGCAACTGGGCATCAATCCGGTCGGTTGGCGCATGCAATTCGGGATCGAGCACCACATCGCCGCGATGGATGCTCTCTTTCGTGATGCCGTCGCCGGCCAGATTGAGCGCGCAGCGATCTCCCACCCGTCCGGTATCCGCTGCTTTGTTTTGAGCGTGCAGTGAACGAACCCGCGCGGACAGGCCCGACGGGCTGATCAGCACGCGGTCTCCGACATGAATCGAGCCGGACAGAACGGTGCCGGTCACGACGACACCAACGCCCGGCAGCGTGAACACACGATCGATGGCCAGACGAAAACGGGCCTCGGCGGAGCGATCGATTATTTTATCCGCAGCCGCCTCCAGCCGCATGCGCAACGTATCGATGCCCTGACCTGTCAGTGCCGAGACCGGTAGAATTTCCGCGCCCTCGAGCATCGTTCCAACGCTCGCCCGACTGATTTGAGCGGCCACATCGGCCACGCGCTCCGGCGAGACGATATCGGCCTTGGTCAGTGCGACAAGGCCGCGCCTGATGCCGAGCAGATCGATGATCGCCAGATGCTCCAGCGTCTGAGGCATGACGCCGTCATCGGCCGCGACCACGAGCAGCGCGAAATCGATTCCGCTCGCACCGGCCAGCATGGTGTGGACGAAGCGCTCGTGACCGGGAACATCGATGAAACCGAGCGTCTTGTTATCCGCGAAAGGCAAATAGGCGAAGCCGAGATCGATGGTGATGCCGCGCGCTTTCTCTTCTTTCAGCCGATCCCCATCAACGCCGGTCAGGGCTTTGACCAGCGCGGTCTTGCCGTGGTCGATATGGCCGGCGGTACCGATAATCATCGGGCGCTTCCGTCGCGAATCTCACCCAGTAAGTGCATCGACATTCAATTCGGAAAGAACGAAGACAAATTCATCCTCGTCGGCCAGGCAGCGCAGATCGAGCGTCAATCCGCCGTCGGCAATTCTTCCGATTACAGGCCGCCGCAGCCCGCGCAAGGCGGCGGCCAGCCGATCCAGCGCGCCGCTTCCATTCTTGGTGCGGATCATCAAGCCTGCACTGGCGATGGTGTCGAGCGGCAGTGCGCCAGACCCGATCTGACTTTCACACGCACACACGTCGACCGCGCAGGACTCGCCAAGCGATTTCGCCACAAGCGGACGCAGCCGATTGGCCTGAACTTCGATCTCTGCCCTGGAGCGCGCGAGCAATCGCAAGGTCGGCAGACGGTCGGCAAGACGGTCGGGATCGCGATACAGTTTGAGCGTGGCCTCGATCGCCGCGAGCCGTATCTTGTCGACGCGGAGCGCGCGCTTCATGGGGTTGCGATTGACCTGCGCGATCAGCACCTTGCTGCCGACGATGAAACCCGCCTGTGGTCCGCCCAGCAGCTTGTCGCCGGAAAATGTCACCAGTCCGGCGCCTTGAGCGACAGCGTCGCGTACCGTCGGTTCCTTTTGCAGGCCGAATTGCGCAAGGTCGATCAGCGTGCCGGATCCCAGGTCGTTCAGCAGCGGTACGCCCTTTTCGCCGGCGATCGAGGCGAGTTCTGCGGCGCTGACTTCGGCTGTAAAGCCCTGAATACGATAGTTCGACGTATGAACCTTGAGGATGACGCCGGTCTGCGCGCTGAGGGCTGCCCGATAATCCCTGGGATGGGTTCGATTGGTGGTGCCAACTTCGATCATCTTCGTCCCGGCGCGTGCCATAATATCCGGCATCCGGAACGCGCCGCCGATCTCGATCAACTCACCACGCGATATGATGGCCTCCTGGCCTTGCGCCAGGGTATTGAGGCAAAGCAGGACGGCGGCGGCGTTGTTGTTGACCACGGTCGCATCCTCTGCGCCGGTCAAATCGCACAAAAGCGCTCGTAGATGATCGTCACGCTCACCGCGCTTGCCGGTCGATAGATCGAATTCGAGCGCTACCGCATCACGCATCGCCGCGGTCGCGGCTTCGATGGCACTCTCCGCCAACACCGCGCGGCCGAGGTTTGTGTGCAGGATCGTTCCCGTCAGGTTGAACAGCGGACGCAAGCCGGAGCGGTCCCGCTCTTCAAGCCGCGCCAACGCCTGAAGGGCGAGATCATCAGCTCCAGGCGCCGGCGCACCGGCCTTGATCGCCGTCCGAGCGTCGTCGACGGTGATGCGGACAGCCTCGGTGGAGATCATTCGGCCAAACCGTTGCGTAAGCTCCGCAGCCGCGGCTGTACTCAATATCGCAGTGACCGACGGCAGGGCGCGCAGGCGCGCGGATTGAGTTTCGTCCTGTCCGTAGCTCGATTTGTCCCAGGCGCTCATGGCTACTCACCGCTAACGGCCATAGTAAAGCGCCTAAATTTTGCCGTCCAGAGTAACCGCCAGGCCGATCGGCTCACCGCTTTTCTGACGCCGCGGGCCGTCGGAAGCCGATCGAGACTTCATCAGCCGCAATTCCCTCCTGTTTGTCGATAGGCCAGCGGTAAAGCGTGCCGCTTCAAGTGGCGGGAGTGTTGCCAATCGTAGCGGATCGTGGGGTCGAGAACGCGGGTTTTCTCGACCTTACAGGCCCAATGACCGGTTTCTAGTTTGTTGGCTTGGTC is part of the Bradyrhizobium canariense genome and encodes:
- the selD gene encoding selenide, water dikinase SelD; amino-acid sequence: MSTSSVRLTDLAHGGGCGCKLAPSVLQRLLANQPAAMPYAQLLVGTETGDDAAVWQIDDKTCVIATTDFFMPVVDDPRDFGRIAAANALSDVYAMGGKPIMALAILGMPLGKLPVETVSEILEGGASICAEAGIPVAGGHSIDSVEPIYGLAVIGLCSPENVRRNSGARPGDALILTKGIGIGIYSAAFKKLALPDDAYGEMIASMTLLNRIGHVLAQDDDVHGITDVTGFGLLGHGLELARGGGVRLTIEQARIPFLARAEALAETGYITGASGRNWESYGEQVLLLPELPAWRRALLTDPQTSGGLLVACRAERAESIRAMIEAAGYPRASIIGAVTAGEPAVQIV
- the selB gene encoding selenocysteine-specific translation elongation factor — translated: MIIGTAGHIDHGKTALVKALTGVDGDRLKEEKARGITIDLGFAYLPFADNKTLGFIDVPGHERFVHTMLAGASGIDFALLVVAADDGVMPQTLEHLAIIDLLGIRRGLVALTKADIVSPERVADVAAQISRASVGTMLEGAEILPVSALTGQGIDTLRMRLEAAADKIIDRSAEARFRLAIDRVFTLPGVGVVVTGTVLSGSIHVGDRVLISPSGLSARVRSLHAQNKAADTGRVGDRCALNLAGDGITKESIHRGDVVLDPELHAPTDRIDAQLRLLPSETKPVRQWFPARLHHASAEVGAHIVLLGDEPLQPGAAADVQIVLERPIAAAVSDRYVIRDVSAQRTIGGGQFIDLRPPARKRRTPERRAQRAAHALADPLSAFQALLATPPFAWDFGVFALDRALPAIEAARISETLGLVLFEPATSRIAIAPDRWQAFTSMLDQQLAAYHAENPDLQGIGREKLRLLIQPRLPAAEFVAAIQKIAASGQIVLDGSFVRLATHTVRLTPKDEAAWNIIAPLLEGEARFRPPRVRDIATTTSYPERDVRRLLKLAGRLGWADEVAHDHFFLRPTVHEMVTIAADVAAHAEDGVFSAAQFRDRVENGRKVAIQILDFFDRHGITLKRDDLRRVNRHRLDLFGPLVRASNDDNGRESSLVGRSDFKSE
- the selA gene encoding L-seryl-tRNA(Sec) selenium transferase, which encodes MSAWDKSSYGQDETQSARLRALPSVTAILSTAAAAELTQRFGRMISTEAVRITVDDARTAIKAGAPAPGADDLALQALARLEERDRSGLRPLFNLTGTILHTNLGRAVLAESAIEAATAAMRDAVALEFDLSTGKRGERDDHLRALLCDLTGAEDATVVNNNAAAVLLCLNTLAQGQEAIISRGELIEIGGAFRMPDIMARAGTKMIEVGTTNRTHPRDYRAALSAQTGVILKVHTSNYRIQGFTAEVSAAELASIAGEKGVPLLNDLGSGTLIDLAQFGLQKEPTVRDAVAQGAGLVTFSGDKLLGGPQAGFIVGSKVLIAQVNRNPMKRALRVDKIRLAAIEATLKLYRDPDRLADRLPTLRLLARSRAEIEVQANRLRPLVAKSLGESCAVDVCACESQIGSGALPLDTIASAGLMIRTKNGSGALDRLAAALRGLRRPVIGRIADGGLTLDLRCLADEDEFVFVLSELNVDALTG